A single window of Fibrobacter succinogenes DNA harbors:
- a CDS encoding RNA 2'-phosphotransferase, translating into MLRKCHLPWRYVHLSVDVDTATRVGKRRDGSPVILKIDTEAAQKAGIQFFIGNDKVWLCREMPKDFLSIFTPRTSPCNTAV; encoded by the coding sequence ATTCTTCGAAAATGCCATCTACCATGGCGTTATGTTCATCTTTCTGTTGATGTTGATACCGCCACCCGTGTTGGCAAAAGACGCGATGGCAGCCCTGTCATCTTGAAAATAGATACGGAAGCCGCACAAAAAGCGGGCATCCAGTTTTTCATCGGCAATGACAAGGTTTGGCTTTGCAGAGAAATGCCGAAAGATTTTCTTTCGATTTTTACTCCAAGAACATCGCCATGTAATACGGCAGTTTAA
- a CDS encoding beta-galactosidase, protein MNRLFLCYLLIFSVVGFVACSDENGAAPVSGESSAVDESSSSAGVLPSSSSWIAANSSSSSSEVSSSSENGDSGSGAGMTSSSNADTSTAVKADTTKITYALKPFDGPLSNPHKGFTVPTEGLWTFVPEFEYGPYGSLNNKAWDLISYGSGYQKWNKLNPAKGVYDWTELEKLLNDLAKHNMGYALRVLPYSPSFVRGNDTPEEEYDWTPSFVYEMGAKRVTATLQWNGYRAAVPVWDDPVYLQAAKEFAKALAEKYDGDPRIEYIDIRTFGEWGEWHASHLDGSEMPSDSIEMDMLDYYASVFKKTQLVLPSSGMGEVYTHALSLGITKRDDGFIGIPGRPDSLVRAYEANLPTIAENIAGYKTMLEYTDVIPGGYLKWTPQRWVDAITTAHLTYYVLDQDSDCGYNFYKDYKALADSMTKVIGYNFTVTQAELTTIVDTKGSMSTLNITVKNTGVAPCFFDVYLVAELVDSLGTVLAQIGETVRIPKGTFKDASSQKFSFTYKATAGETSIAKLPGVTVALSLYESEGNFKNGKNPTVRFDNDGILENKKLMLKR, encoded by the coding sequence TTGAATCGTTTGTTTTTATGTTATTTGCTTATTTTCTCTGTTGTCGGATTCGTTGCCTGTAGTGACGAAAATGGCGCAGCACCTGTGAGTGGCGAAAGCAGTGCCGTTGATGAATCGAGTTCGTCGGCGGGTGTTTTGCCGAGTAGTTCATCATGGATTGCCGCGAACTCTTCGAGTTCATCCTCAGAAGTCTCATCTAGTAGTGAAAATGGTGATTCCGGCTCGGGGGCCGGAATGACATCATCAAGTAATGCCGATACTTCCACTGCAGTTAAAGCTGACACCACCAAAATCACCTACGCCCTCAAACCCTTCGACGGCCCGCTTTCTAACCCGCACAAGGGCTTTACGGTCCCGACCGAAGGCCTGTGGACTTTCGTTCCGGAATTCGAATATGGACCTTACGGTTCCTTGAATAACAAGGCGTGGGATCTTATCTCATACGGCTCCGGTTATCAGAAGTGGAATAAATTAAATCCGGCAAAAGGCGTTTACGACTGGACGGAACTGGAAAAACTGCTGAATGATTTGGCCAAGCACAACATGGGCTACGCTCTGCGCGTGCTGCCATATTCACCATCTTTTGTCAGGGGTAATGACACGCCCGAAGAAGAATATGACTGGACGCCGTCCTTTGTCTACGAAATGGGCGCAAAGAGAGTTACTGCCACCTTGCAGTGGAATGGTTACCGCGCCGCTGTGCCCGTTTGGGATGATCCGGTCTATTTACAAGCGGCAAAGGAATTCGCTAAGGCCTTGGCTGAAAAATACGATGGCGACCCGCGTATAGAATACATCGACATCCGGACCTTTGGCGAATGGGGTGAATGGCATGCCTCTCACCTGGACGGCAGCGAAATGCCCTCCGATTCGATAGAGATGGACATGCTGGATTACTACGCTTCCGTTTTCAAGAAGACTCAGCTGGTGTTGCCATCCAGCGGCATGGGCGAAGTCTATACGCATGCGCTTAGCCTCGGCATTACCAAGCGTGACGACGGGTTCATCGGCATTCCCGGCAGGCCGGATTCACTAGTGCGTGCCTACGAGGCCAACTTGCCGACCATCGCCGAAAACATCGCCGGCTACAAGACGATGCTGGAATACACCGACGTGATTCCCGGAGGCTATCTCAAGTGGACTCCGCAGCGCTGGGTGGATGCGATTACCACGGCTCATTTGACTTACTATGTTTTAGATCAAGACAGCGACTGTGGCTATAATTTCTACAAAGACTACAAGGCTCTTGCAGATTCCATGACTAAAGTTATTGGCTATAACTTTACGGTAACGCAAGCGGAGTTGACGACTATTGTGGATACCAAAGGTTCGATGAGCACGCTGAACATTACTGTCAAGAACACTGGCGTTGCCCCTTGTTTCTTTGATGTGTATTTGGTGGCTGAATTGGTCGATAGTTTAGGGACGGTGCTCGCGCAAATCGGCGAGACTGTTCGCATTCCCAAAGGAACTTTCAAGGATGCAAGTTCGCAAAAATTCTCGTTCACGTACAAAGCTACTGCTGGGGAGACGAGCATCGCGAAGTTACCCGGCGTAACGGTTGCGCTCTCGCTCTATGAAAGCGAAGGCAATTTCAAAAACGGAAAAAATCCGACCGTTCGTTTTGACAATGATGGAATTTTGGAAAACAAGAAGCTAATGCTGAAACGATAG
- a CDS encoding ATP-binding protein has product MFKRKILKEFENWKTSGGKKKALVVKGMRQIGKTSSVLEFARANYENVVYINFKENENAKRVFDSDLNVGRITIDLSALFPNVHFVENKTVIIFDEIQECANARASIKPFMEDGRYDVICTGSLLGIKGYNRKKGKGVPTGFERIIYMKPMDFEEFLWAKGIGENVIAYLKDCYEKKEPVSEATHNAMLRYFKEYLCVGGLPYVVSRFVETNDMNVVWQEQQDILEEYKDDFGKHLDENENEEIDRTLLGRINRVFDSIPAQLAKENNKFVYSQLEKKGRSENYQTAIQWLYDCGIINICHNLTNIAEPLEGYKIENTFKIYVQDSGLFVAMLERGTAAKILSGDLGFYKGAIYENIIADCFSKQGRNLFYFRKDSGLEIDFVENIGGEIAIIEVKATTGRSKSAKTVLSNDNYAAKVCYKLSENNIGVADKMVKLPYYMAMFLE; this is encoded by the coding sequence ATGTTCAAGCGAAAAATCCTTAAAGAATTTGAAAACTGGAAGACCTCGGGGGGCAAAAAGAAGGCCCTAGTTGTTAAGGGTATGCGCCAAATCGGCAAAACGTCCAGCGTCCTGGAATTTGCCCGCGCCAACTACGAGAACGTCGTCTATATCAACTTTAAGGAAAACGAAAACGCAAAGCGAGTCTTTGACAGCGACCTGAACGTGGGCAGGATTACCATAGATCTTTCGGCGCTCTTTCCCAACGTGCATTTTGTCGAGAATAAGACAGTCATCATCTTCGATGAAATTCAGGAATGTGCAAACGCCCGCGCCAGCATCAAGCCTTTTATGGAAGACGGCCGCTACGACGTCATCTGTACGGGATCCCTGCTTGGTATTAAGGGGTACAACCGTAAAAAAGGGAAAGGCGTTCCGACCGGTTTTGAAAGAATAATTTATATGAAACCCATGGATTTCGAGGAATTTCTGTGGGCAAAGGGCATTGGCGAAAACGTCATCGCATACCTGAAGGACTGCTACGAGAAAAAAGAACCCGTAAGCGAGGCAACGCACAACGCCATGCTCCGCTATTTCAAGGAATACCTTTGCGTGGGTGGCCTCCCTTATGTCGTTTCTCGATTTGTCGAGACGAACGACATGAACGTTGTTTGGCAGGAACAGCAGGACATTCTCGAAGAATACAAGGATGATTTTGGCAAGCACCTTGACGAGAACGAAAATGAGGAAATCGACCGTACGCTTCTCGGACGCATCAATCGCGTATTCGATTCCATACCAGCCCAACTTGCAAAGGAAAACAACAAGTTTGTCTATTCGCAACTAGAAAAGAAGGGCCGTTCCGAAAACTACCAAACGGCAATCCAATGGCTCTACGACTGCGGCATCATCAACATTTGCCACAACCTGACCAACATCGCAGAACCCCTTGAAGGCTACAAAATCGAGAATACGTTTAAGATTTATGTACAGGATTCCGGCCTGTTCGTTGCCATGCTGGAACGCGGCACCGCAGCCAAGATTCTAAGCGGCGATCTGGGATTCTATAAAGGCGCCATCTACGAGAACATCATCGCAGATTGTTTCTCCAAGCAGGGCCGTAATCTTTTCTACTTCCGCAAAGATTCTGGGCTAGAAATTGACTTTGTAGAAAACATCGGCGGCGAAATCGCCATTATCGAAGTCAAGGCGACAACGGGGCGCTCCAAGTCGGCAAAGACCGTTCTGAGTAACGACAACTATGCTGCCAAAGTTTGCTACAAACTTTCCGAAAACAACATCGGTGTCGCAGACAAAATGGTTAAACTGCCGTATTACATGGCGATGTTCTTGGAGTAA